A stretch of Proteiniborus sp. DW1 DNA encodes these proteins:
- the rpsK gene encoding 30S ribosomal protein S11 codes for MVAKKGAKTRVKRRERKNIERGQAHIRSTFNNTIVTLSDSNGNVLSWASAGQLGFKGSRKSTPFAAQMAAEEAAKKAMEHGLKTVEVFVKGPGAGREAAIRSLQATGLEVSMIKDTTPVPHNGCRPPKRRRV; via the coding sequence TTGGTAGCTAAAAAAGGTGCAAAAACACGTGTAAAAAGAAGAGAACGTAAAAATATTGAAAGAGGTCAAGCACATATTAGATCAACTTTCAATAATACAATAGTTACATTATCAGATTCTAATGGAAATGTATTATCATGGGCTAGTGCTGGACAATTAGGATTTAAAGGTTCAAGAAAATCCACTCCATTTGCAGCTCAAATGGCTGCTGAAGAAGCAGCAAAAAAAGCTATGGAACATGGACTTAAAACTGTAGAAGTGTTCGTTAAAGGACCGGGAGCTGGTAGAGAAGCAGCGATCAGATCATTACAAGCAACTGGACTTGAAGTTAGTATGATTAAGGATACAACTCCAGTACCACATAACGGTTGTAGACCACCA